The Zingiber officinale cultivar Zhangliang chromosome 10A, Zo_v1.1, whole genome shotgun sequence genome contains a region encoding:
- the LOC122026251 gene encoding probable strigolactone esterase DAD2, protein MGSCSNARAGAVRNGGSSLLEILNVRVVGAGERVVVLSHGFGTDQSAWSRVLPYLQRDHRVVLYDHVCAGSVNPDHFDFRRYTTLDAYVEDLLTILDALGIDRCFFVGHSFSSMMGILASIRRPELFLKLILIGASPRFLNDEEYHGGFERDDFDKVFAAMESNYEAWVRGFAPLAVGADVPAAVQEFSRTLFNMRPDISLFVSQMAFSIDLRGVLGLVTTPCVVVQTAKDVSVPLSVGGFLRDHLGGHTIVEYLPVEGHLPHLSAPAALVHVLRRAITSP, encoded by the exons ATGGGCAGCTGCAGCAATGCTAGAGCAGGGGCGGTCCGCAATGGCGGCTCCAGTCTACTGGAGATACTGAACGTGAGGGTGGTGGGCGCCGGTGAGCGGGTGGTGGTGCTGTCGCACGGCTTCGGCACGGACCAGTCGGCTTGGAGTCGCGTGCTGCCTTACTTGCAGCGCGACCACCGCGTCGTCCTCTACGACCACGTCTGCGCTGGCAGCGTCAACCCCGATCACTTCGACTTCCGGCGCTACACCACCCTCGACGCCTACGTCGAAGACTTGCTGACCATTCTCGACGCCCTCGGAATCGACCGTTGCTTCTTCGTCGGGCActccttctcctccatgatgGGCATCCTCGCTTCGATCCGCCGCCCTGagctcttcctcaagctcatcctCATTGGTGCCTCCCCTAG GTTTTTGAACGACGAGGAATACCACGGAGGCTTCGAGCGGGATGACTTCGACAAGGTGTTTGCGGCGATGGAATCGAACTACGAGGCCTGGGTGCGGGGCTTCGCGCCGCTAGCTGTGGGAGCGGACGTGCCGGCGGCCGTTCAAGAGTTCAGTCGGACGCTATTCAACATGCGGCCGGACATCTCGCTGTTCGTGTCGCAGATGGCGTTCAGCATCGACCTACGTGGTGTGCTGGGCCTGGTAACCACTCCTTGCGTCGTTGTTCAGACAGCCAAGGACGTCTCCGTCCCTCTTTCCGTCGGCGGCTTCCTGCGGGACCACCTCGGCGGCCACACCATCGTCGAGTACCTCCCCGTCGAGGGGCACCTCCCCCACCTCAGCGCTCCTGCGGCTCTCGTCCATGTTCTCCGCAGGGCTATCACCTCCCCCTGA